Proteins found in one Paenibacillus dendritiformis genomic segment:
- a CDS encoding alpha/beta hydrolase, translating into MTRMNSTRSHTYGQSFFHTVGDGRRLHYMVNGSGTPTVVFESGMGFSRSVWGLVQPLVAERARTVVYDRAGTGRSDPDTAPRTLRRITDDLDSLLRALGPGPFILVGHSWGGPIVRVAAATDPSRIRGIVLVDQSDEHCDMYFDPSGSKRQTMMRVLVPLLARLGIYRLLGSRAGRIQPADVAADHRNEDFTEQAARAMIAELAPFVDELAKLRDEPLDLGDLEVSLISGTKMSLLERSVRPAIAAAHRQAAAALANGRWVEAPKSGHLVMFSEPELIVNEIHRMIG; encoded by the coding sequence ATGACAAGGATGAACTCTACCCGTTCACATACATACGGACAGAGCTTTTTCCATACGGTTGGGGATGGACGCCGATTGCATTATATGGTTAACGGGAGCGGCACCCCGACGGTCGTATTCGAATCAGGCATGGGCTTTTCCCGATCCGTATGGGGTCTCGTGCAGCCCCTCGTCGCCGAACGGGCTCGTACTGTCGTGTACGACCGCGCAGGCACAGGGCGAAGCGATCCGGATACGGCTCCGCGGACGCTTCGCCGAATCACTGACGATCTCGACAGCCTGCTCCGCGCGCTCGGGCCAGGCCCGTTCATCCTGGTCGGGCACAGTTGGGGCGGTCCTATCGTTCGGGTCGCGGCAGCCACTGATCCTTCCCGAATACGCGGCATCGTGCTGGTCGATCAGAGCGATGAGCACTGCGATATGTACTTCGATCCGTCCGGAAGCAAGCGGCAAACGATGATGCGCGTTCTCGTGCCGCTGCTGGCCCGGCTCGGAATTTACCGTCTGCTCGGCAGCAGGGCCGGCCGTATTCAGCCTGCGGATGTCGCGGCTGATCACCGCAATGAGGACTTCACGGAACAGGCAGCCCGCGCGATGATCGCCGAACTGGCGCCGTTCGTCGACGAGTTGGCCAAGCTGCGCGACGAGCCTCTCGACCTCGGCGATCTGGAAGTCAGCTTAATCTCGGGCACGAAGATGTCCCTGCTTGAGCGAAGCGTGCGGCCGGCCATCGCCGCCGCCCATCGCCAGGCGGCGGCGGCATTGGCCAACGGACGCTGGGTCGAGGCTCCGAAGTCCGGCCATCTCGTCATGTTCAGCGAACCGGAACTGATCGTGAACGAGATCCACCGCATGATCGGCTGA